GAGCTTCCTTTCGGCCTGACGCAGCACCTTCCCGGCAAGGGCGCCTGGATGGTGGGCGGCATCGACATGACGCCGACCAAGCACCTCGTCTTCCTGTCGATCGCGGCGCTGCTGACGCTGCTGGTGCTGCTGTACGGCGGCGTACGCGCGGGCGGCGCGGAGCGGGGGCTCCCGGGCGGGCGGCGCTACAACATGGTGGAAGCGATGGTCCTCTTCATCCGCAACGAGGTGGTGAAGCCGAACATCGCCCACGGCTACGACAAGTACGCGCCGTTCGTCATCACGCTGTTCTTCTTCATCCTGTTCAACAACCTGCTGGGGCTGCTTCCCTACGGCTCCACCGCGACCGCCAACATCTCGGTGACGGCCGGGCTGGCTCTGATGGCGTTCCTGGTGGTGGAAGTGGGCGGGATGATCGCCCTTGGCCCCAAGGGCTACCTGGGCACCATCTTCTTCCGGCCCAAGGGGATGCACCCGGTTGCCGGGTGGGCGATGGCGATCGCGCTCGCGCCCATCGAGTTCTTTGGGAAGCTGACCAAGCCGGCCTCGCTGGCCATCCGGCTGATGGCGAACATGGTGGCCGGGCACATCGTGCTGCTGGCGCTGATCTCCCTGATCTTCGTCTTCGGGAGCTTCGCCCTGGCCGCCGCGCCGGTGCTGATGGCCACGGGGATCTTCTTCCTGGAGATCTTTGTCGCGTTCCTGCAGGCGTTCATCTTTGCGATGCTGACGAGCGTGTTCATCGGGCTGATTCAGCATGCGCATTGACGGCAGTGCCAAGTGCCCAGTGCCAAGTAACTGCACTAGGCACTAGGCACTAGGCACTAGGCACTAACAACGGGAGTCCGCGGCTTGCTCCCAGCTTCGCACCAAGCCGCCGGCGGGGACCGCTCACCCCCGTCGTACAGTACCCGGGCATGGGCCCCCGGGGAGGGCGCGCGGCAGCGATGCCGGCTGGCGTCCACCGGTCTTTATGGCCGCGCGAGCGGAAGCCCGACTCGATACACCCCAAGATCCCTGGAGGGATTCTCATGATGATGATGCAAGCGGCGGCCGACACCGCCAACGCGCTCAGCGGCGGCCTTCTCGGCGCCCCCATCGGCGCCGGCCTCGCGGTCATCGGTGCCGGCATCGGCATCGGCCTCATCGGCTCCCGCGCGATGGAGGGCATGGCCCGCCAGCCCGAGATCGCCGGCACCATCCAGACCGGCGCGCTGATCCTTGCCGCCTTCGTGGAAGGCGCGGCGCTGTTCGCGATCGTGGTGGCGTTCGTGGTGCAGACCGGCGTCTTCGCCGCGCTCGCCCGCTGAGCCGTACCCGGCCGGCCGCCGCGGAAGCTCGCGGAGGCCGGCCGGCCCTGAACTTTTTCTTTCGAACCGGACTCAACCGGCAAACGGATATGCGCCGCTCCAGCATCGCTCTCTCGGCCCTGCTCCTCCTCGGCTCCGCCGCGCCCCTCGTGGCGCAGGAGCACGAGGAGGCGCCCGGCCTGCTGTCGCCGAATCCGGGGCTCATCATCTGGACGATCGTGGTCTTCGTCGTCGTCCTGGTGATCCTCTCCCGCTTCGCTTTCCCCAAGATCCTGGGCGCCGTGGCGGCCCGCGAGGAGAACCTCCGCGAGCTGGCCGCCGCCGCCGAGCGCGACCGCGCCGAGGCCGCCGCCATGATGGAGGAGAACCGGCGCATCCTGGAGGAGACCCGCACGCGCGTGCAGGAGGCGGTGAACGAAGGCCGCACCAGCGCCGAGCGCATCCGCGCCGAGATGCTGGCCGAGACGCGCCGCGAGCAGGAAGCCCTGCTGGAGCGCGCCCGCCAGGACATCGCCTCGGAGCGCGAGAGCGCGCTGCAGGCCGTGCGCCGCGAGGCCGTGGACGTCTCCATGCGCGCCGCCGAGCGCCTGGTGCGCCGCAACCTGGACGGCGAGGACAACCGCCGCCTGGTGCGCGAGTACCTGGGGCAGGTCGCCACGCAGCCGGCCGTCGGCGCGGGAGCCTGAGCCGTGCGCTCCGAGGTCATCGCGCGCAACTACGCGGACACGCTCCTTACCCTGGCGCAGCGCAACGGCGGCGCCAACACGGCCGTCGAGTTCCAGACCGCCGCGGACGAGCTGGCCAGCCTGCTGAACACGGAGCCGCGCATCCGCGCCTTCCTCTCGGCGCCGGCCATCTCCATGGACGCCAAGAAGGCGGCGCTCCGCGGCGCGCTGGGCGGGCGCGTCCCCGAGCTCTTTCTGCGCTTCGTGCTGGTGGTGGTGGACAAGCGCCGCGACAACCTCCTTCGCGAGATCGCCCTGGCGTACCGCGAGCGGGTGGACGAGATGATGGGGCGCCTGCGGGTGGACGTCACCATCTCGCACGCGCCGGACGCCGCGCTCCAGGAGGAGATCCGCGCGTCGCTGCAGACGCGCTTCGGGCGCGAGGTGATCCCCACCTTCCACGTGGAGCCCGAGCTGCTGGGCGGGATGGTGATCAAGGTGGGCGACCAGATCCTGGACGGCTCGGTTCGCAGCCAGGCGGCCGGGCTGCGCCGCAGGCTGATGGACGCGTACCTCCCGGCCGGCACGTGAAAAGCAGTGCCTGGTGCCGAGTGCCGAGCCCTCAGTAACTTCGGGACCGATTGGGAACTGGGCACTGGGCACTTGGCACTTTCTCTGTTCGAACCGGCGGGACCCAGCGGTTTAACAGGCAGCACGCAAGCATACTGATGAGCACCGGCGGCGCACGCCGGACCTGAAACGAGGAAGAACGATGGCGGTCGATACCCAGCTCCGGGCCAGCGAGATCAAGAACGTTCTGCTCGGCGAGATCGAGCGGTACGAAAACAACTTCACCGCCGAAGAGGTGGGCGAGGTCCTTGAGGTAAAGGACGGGATCGCGCGCATCTACGGCCTGGGCGGCGCCATGTCCAGCGAGCTGCTGGAGATCACCGCCACCGAGAGCGGCCAGGTGGTGAGCGCCCTGGCGCTGAACCTGGAAGAGGACAACATCGGCGCCGTGGTCATGGGCGACTGGACGGTCATCCAGGAGGGCGACCGCGTGCGCCGCACCGGCCGCGTCTTCGACATCCCGGTGGGCCCGGCCTACCTG
Above is a window of Longimicrobium sp. DNA encoding:
- the atpB gene encoding F0F1 ATP synthase subunit A — protein: MFARIALLLALAGASTAAAHAQDHGTPPAAAQHGTAGTVVHPASPEGRAAEVLDPSHEQGGAGHGAEAAHGEEEGIDYLHHILDAREIELPFGLTQHLPGKGAWMVGGIDMTPTKHLVFLSIAALLTLLVLLYGGVRAGGAERGLPGGRRYNMVEAMVLFIRNEVVKPNIAHGYDKYAPFVITLFFFILFNNLLGLLPYGSTATANISVTAGLALMAFLVVEVGGMIALGPKGYLGTIFFRPKGMHPVAGWAMAIALAPIEFFGKLTKPASLAIRLMANMVAGHIVLLALISLIFVFGSFALAAAPVLMATGIFFLEIFVAFLQAFIFAMLTSVFIGLIQHAH
- the atpE gene encoding ATP synthase F0 subunit C, which codes for MMMMQAAADTANALSGGLLGAPIGAGLAVIGAGIGIGLIGSRAMEGMARQPEIAGTIQTGALILAAFVEGAALFAIVVAFVVQTGVFAALAR
- the atpF gene encoding F0F1 ATP synthase subunit B, which encodes MRRSSIALSALLLLGSAAPLVAQEHEEAPGLLSPNPGLIIWTIVVFVVVLVILSRFAFPKILGAVAAREENLRELAAAAERDRAEAAAMMEENRRILEETRTRVQEAVNEGRTSAERIRAEMLAETRREQEALLERARQDIASERESALQAVRREAVDVSMRAAERLVRRNLDGEDNRRLVREYLGQVATQPAVGAGA
- the atpH gene encoding ATP synthase F1 subunit delta, which gives rise to MRSEVIARNYADTLLTLAQRNGGANTAVEFQTAADELASLLNTEPRIRAFLSAPAISMDAKKAALRGALGGRVPELFLRFVLVVVDKRRDNLLREIALAYRERVDEMMGRLRVDVTISHAPDAALQEEIRASLQTRFGREVIPTFHVEPELLGGMVIKVGDQILDGSVRSQAAGLRRRLMDAYLPAGT